A stretch of Rhodoferax potami DNA encodes these proteins:
- a CDS encoding tautomerase family protein → MPTLQLKVSPLQNPSRYRALAEALTRITAEELGKRAEVTAVVIDDVPAARWHVGGTDVQRPTAMLEISITQGTNTAAQKAAFIARAFAELEAQLGHGQGLEPASYVIVREVPASNWGYGGQTQAARALAKTPAAQAIAM, encoded by the coding sequence ATGCCAACTTTGCAACTCAAAGTCTCGCCCCTCCAAAACCCATCTCGCTATCGCGCACTGGCCGAAGCGCTGACGCGCATCACCGCAGAGGAATTAGGCAAACGTGCAGAGGTGACCGCAGTGGTCATCGACGATGTGCCCGCCGCGCGGTGGCACGTAGGGGGTACCGATGTGCAGCGCCCCACGGCGATGCTGGAGATCAGCATCACCCAAGGCACTAATACGGCGGCTCAGAAAGCGGCATTTATTGCACGCGCATTCGCCGAGCTGGAGGCCCAACTCGGCCACGGGCAGGGGCTGGAGCCCGCCAGCTATGTGATCGTGCGGGAAGTGCCGGCCAGCAACTGGGGGTACGGCGGGCAGACACAAGCTGCCCGCGCACTTGCCAAAACGCCTGCCGCTCAGGCCATCGCCATGTGA